Part of the Verrucomicrobiota bacterium genome is shown below.
TCAGCTTTAGAGCCCATAATCTATTCCAGCCATTTAACGCTAGTGAAAAATTCCACCTCATTTTCTTGAGGAATGTACTGATTTATTTCACCAAAAAAGACCAAGAGATCGTGCTAGCAAATATAAGAAAGTCTCTATCAGATGAAGGTTTACTCATTATTGGTGAATCTGAGTCACTGGCTCAGATTCATTCCGAGTTTGAGTTAGTATCCCCGCTAATCTATCGACCCGTAAGTATAGGGGAGGATTAAGCATGAGCACCAATTCTAGATCCGTACATGTTCATATTGGCGAGGTCAAAATCGGCAAAGACTGCGACAAGCTTCAGGCTCTTTTAGGTTCATGCGTCGGTATTGGCTTATTATATAACGAAAAAAAAATCTATGGCCTAGCTCATTGCTTACTGGCAGAGTCGCCCAAGAAAATGTTCAGCATTGGAGGCCGTTATGTCGACCAAGCTATATTCTCTTTACTTAAGCTTATGAAAATAGGCGAAAAAAGCATCAAAGATATTCAAGCCGTAGTCGCCGGTGGCAGTAATATGACGATGCCTAACCACATGAACCCTAAACAACTTGTTGGCGTTGTTAATTCGAGGTTCACCGTTCAAAAATTACGTGAAAAAAAAATCAAAATCATTCATGAAGATTTTGGAGGAACGCTGGGAAGAAAAATTTTTATCGATTGCCAAAGCGGTCAATATGAAATCAATAAAATTCCAAAATTAGAAGAGGTTTAAATGGAAGAAATAACGGCAGATTCTTTTACTGAGAAAAATAAATTGTGTGATATATACGGTTCTTTTCTACTGGCAGAAAATGAATTCGCATTGCCTGTGCAGTCTATACGTGAGGTCGTGAATGAACCGGCTAATTATAGCACTATCCCCCTCTCCCCAGATTATTTATTGGGTCTATTTAATTTGCGCGGCATGATTATTCCTGTGGTGGATCTAAGAAAGATATTTAATCTCGATGACTCACATCATGAAAGTTTCACTAGAAAAGTAGCGATCATAGAATATGGGGATCTCGCTCTAGGATTATTGTTTGATAAAACCGGTGAGGTTTTTAATGGAAATACAGTTGAAAGAAGTCAATTTCATCACAGAGAGGGTGTAAAAGAGTCGATTGTTGAAGGAGTTTTTAAATTTGAAGGAGGTGAGCGGATCGTACAAATCCTCGACTCTTATGAGCTGCTTAATCTAGATAAGATACCGTGTTCGCGAGATACGGAAGGTTTCGGATTAAGAAGAAATTCTGGCAAACGAAGACAGTGTATCTCTTTTAAAGTCGGCGACGCACTCTGCGCTTTCAACATTCATGAAATACAAGAAATTGTTAAAGTTGATAAGATTGATAATACAGCACTTTCTCATGCATGCAGTTTAGGAGCTATTAATATAAGAGGTAATACGGTTCCTGTCATTGACTTTGGTATTATACTTGGAATGCGCAAGGAACCCTGTGAGATCTCTCAGGATTATCTCCTGCATGATCGAAAGGTTATAGTCATGAAATTGGATGATGAATTATTTAGTCTTCTGGTAGATTCGATAGAGAGTATCGTGTCCTATTTTGATGATGAACTGGCACAGTTTCCTTTATTGGGTAGCCATCATAGCAAACTCTTTTTAGGATGTATTTCTAAGGGCCCTAAACAAAATGTTATCCTTTTGGATCATAGGGAAGTTTTATCAGACGCGGAGATTGAGGCCGTGACCAGAGGTCATAGTGACCTCTATAAAAACCATGACGACCAAAGCGAAAAGAACCGATTATCTAATGAGAAGAGAACCCTCATCACCTTCTCCATCAGTGAAACATACGCTTTAGAAATGAGCGAAGTACAAGAGATAATAGAACATCCTGAAGAAGTCATGCGACCTCCAAACTTGCCTCATTTCATTGATGGTATAGTAAATTTAAGAGACGATATTATCCCTATGATTAACCCTAGGACTCTGTATGCGATGGATGCTTGCTCCAGAAAAGATAAGAAAATCTTAGTCTTTATGATGAACGGAGATAAGTACGGTCTCATAGTCGACTCTGTCGACTCGATCGTTACTTTTTCCGAACATAAGGACGTTAAGCTGCCCCAAACGATGTACAGCAAAGGAAATCATCCGGTCTCTGAAATTGTTAAAGAGGTACTCCAAGTCAAGATGCCTAATGAAGATACTCAGGTATTAATGATCATGAATTTAACAGCTTTGGCATCAAAGACTTTCCTTCAAGAAGCAGCTTGATTTGCAAGCTCTAGAATTTTAGGAATCTTATCATGAAATCGTATTTGATACCGCAATAAAACCATCTACTCGGATACAATGAATCATCACTATAAAACTATTGAAATAAGCTTAGATAAAAATAGCCTCCTCAACAAATATATTCTCAAGATACAACGAAGGCACGGATTTATGACCATAGAGGAAGCAGCCGCATTTGTTTTCAACCAATGGTCTGATCGCGAAGAGAAATACCAAAGCAAACTAAAGCGAAACCTTTTGAATTAATTACCATTTAATACATCTACATAGATTCTCTTCGCCTTTTTCTCAAGCTTTTACGCACCTCATTTAACTAGTCATACATAGTCCGGAGTGAAAAAACTAATCTGGAGAGATCGTTTTTGAAAGTGTCCAGAGATACACCTAAGGTACAATAACTTCTAATCCTTTTGTAACTACCTCGAATTCAACAGGGGTGTTTCCGCTAAGTTCTCCATCGACCTCAACAGGGACTTCGTTATTTTCGGAGCTAATAACAATTTTATCTGCTTTGAAATAGTGAACATCTTCCATGTTAATATGCCTTCCTAGGATGATCCCCTGGATATAACGAAGCACATCCATGTGGGAAATCTTTTCAAATAGGCAAACGTCTAACAATCCATCCTCCAAATCCGCATCGGGAAAAACGGCAAAGGGCCCACCATAGAGACGCCCGTTACCAATGAGAACAAATGCTCCATCCTTTTTATGAGATTTTTTACCATTTCTTAGGTGGATCGTCGCAGGTTTCTTTCCCGCCAATTGACTCACCGTGACCGCATAGCTTAATGGTCCCAGAGCCTTTTTAAGGTTCAGGTCGGTTGACTTGACTATTTCAGCATCAAACCCAACACCACTGAGCTGGACAAACCAACGGTTATTAGCTCTAGCCAGGTCTATTTTGCGAGTATGATGCTTTCTTAGGATCTCAACTGCTTTGTCTACTTCACGGGGAATTCCCAACTCCATCGCAAAAACATTGACAGAACCTATGGGCATGATGCCTAATTTAGACTTGGAAAGGGCCATACCATTGACGACTTCATTAAGTGTGCCATCCCCACCCGCTGCTACTATGGTTTCAAAGCCTTTATCGGATGCCTCCCTTGCTAAATTTAGTGCATGTCCAGGTGCACGAGTAAGCATAAGGTGGACATCGGGGAATTCTCTCTTTAATGTCCTCACGAACCGTCTAGCGCGCTCACCTTTAGCGGCTGGATTTAAGATGATGCAGATTTTTGGATTCATGTGGTTGGAAAGCGCTCTTTAAATTATGTCAAGACTGCTCAAAATATTCATTTTTGTTTTCTCACTTTTCTGTGTGGCGGTCATTTGTTTATTTTTATGGGTTAATTCTCTCGTCAGAAGTCCTCAAGCCATTAGCAGTTTGCAAGAATTTGCCGTCACCTATCTTAAAGCCGATATTGAATTTCAATCTATCAAAGCCAATATTTTGGATGGGTTTAACCTTAATCATGTTTTGGTTACCCGCTCGCAAGAAATTCCCACAAAGGAAGTTGTGGGGACTAAATTGGAAATCGACAAGCTCAAAGTCCGATATGCCTTGTTGCCACTTTTTCTCAAGACCATCAAGCTCAGTAATGTTGAACTTCTGCGTCCTAACCTCAACATCATCCAACAAGACGATGGATCATGGGATATGCCGAACCTGGATCCATCTCTACAACTGCTCTCAAAACCATCGGTCCAATTGTTTGGCCAACGTTTTGCCTTCGCCTTAGATAGGCTCAAATTGCGCCATGGGGAGTTCATAGCCACGCACCGAGATGATTGGACTATTTTAAATATAAAAGGAGCAGATGTCGAAGGGCGCTTTCATGAAGTTCCACAGAAATCAGATGCACTGGGAAAACTCCATTTTGATGAGCTAGTGATTGCTCATACTTTATCCATGCAACATTTGAGAGCACCCATTCATGCTGATCACGGCAAACTTATTCTGCCTCAGTGGCATGCTCTATCCCATGAAGGTAATGCCAAAGGATCGGCATCTCTTGATTTTTCTGCAGAACCAGCACTTTATGAAATCTTTATGAGCTTA
Proteins encoded:
- a CDS encoding chemotaxis protein CheD; its protein translation is MSTNSRSVHVHIGEVKIGKDCDKLQALLGSCVGIGLLYNEKKIYGLAHCLLAESPKKMFSIGGRYVDQAIFSLLKLMKIGEKSIKDIQAVVAGGSNMTMPNHMNPKQLVGVVNSRFTVQKLREKKIKIIHEDFGGTLGRKIFIDCQSGQYEINKIPKLEEV
- a CDS encoding chemotaxis protein CheW, yielding MEEITADSFTEKNKLCDIYGSFLLAENEFALPVQSIREVVNEPANYSTIPLSPDYLLGLFNLRGMIIPVVDLRKIFNLDDSHHESFTRKVAIIEYGDLALGLLFDKTGEVFNGNTVERSQFHHREGVKESIVEGVFKFEGGERIVQILDSYELLNLDKIPCSRDTEGFGLRRNSGKRRQCISFKVGDALCAFNIHEIQEIVKVDKIDNTALSHACSLGAINIRGNTVPVIDFGIILGMRKEPCEISQDYLLHDRKVIVMKLDDELFSLLVDSIESIVSYFDDELAQFPLLGSHHSKLFLGCISKGPKQNVILLDHREVLSDAEIEAVTRGHSDLYKNHDDQSEKNRLSNEKRTLITFSISETYALEMSEVQEIIEHPEEVMRPPNLPHFIDGIVNLRDDIIPMINPRTLYAMDACSRKDKKILVFMMNGDKYGLIVDSVDSIVTFSEHKDVKLPQTMYSKGNHPVSEIVKEVLQVKMPNEDTQVLMIMNLTALASKTFLQEAA
- a CDS encoding diacylglycerol kinase family protein → MNPKICIILNPAAKGERARRFVRTLKREFPDVHLMLTRAPGHALNLAREASDKGFETIVAAGGDGTLNEVVNGMALSKSKLGIMPIGSVNVFAMELGIPREVDKAVEILRKHHTRKIDLARANNRWFVQLSGVGFDAEIVKSTDLNLKKALGPLSYAVTVSQLAGKKPATIHLRNGKKSHKKDGAFVLIGNGRLYGGPFAVFPDADLEDGLLDVCLFEKISHMDVLRYIQGIILGRHINMEDVHYFKADKIVISSENNEVPVEVDGELSGNTPVEFEVVTKGLEVIVP
- a CDS encoding AsmA-like C-terminal region-containing protein, whose translation is MSRLLKIFIFVFSLFCVAVICLFLWVNSLVRSPQAISSLQEFAVTYLKADIEFQSIKANILDGFNLNHVLVTRSQEIPTKEVVGTKLEIDKLKVRYALLPLFLKTIKLSNVELLRPNLNIIQQDDGSWDMPNLDPSLQLLSKPSVQLFGQRFAFALDRLKLRHGEFIATHRDDWTILNIKGADVEGRFHEVPQKSDALGKLHFDELVIAHTLSMQHLRAPIHADHGKLILPQWHALSHEGNAKGSASLDFSAEPALYEIFMSLTDVNLSHMMTTFGENSSSFLSGLLNLEVDLEGDLSQISAITGTGNLEIRDASFSQLPGLQLLSNLLNLDHLADTTYEKVKGSFKIEDQKLTFYDLQAPDEQIRFTGSGYLSFDNQLNFEIRLAISPEMAERIPKEFATNFKHHPDGYRTLLFTLSGDLQNPKTNLDKKLAIDSSVLATDIQDFQSRREPSAASLDPETIP